In Streptomyces sp. NBC_00306, a single genomic region encodes these proteins:
- the mutM gene encoding bifunctional DNA-formamidopyrimidine glycosylase/DNA-(apurinic or apyrimidinic site) lyase, whose product MPELPEVEVVRRGLQRWVSGRTIAEVQVLHPRAVRRHLAGAGDFAARLKGHSVGIARRRGKYLWLPLADTDSSVLGHLGMSGQLLVQPEDAADEKHLRIRIRFDDSLGTELRFVDQRTFGGLSLHDNTPDGLPDVIAHIARDPLDPAFDDGGFHTALRLRRTTVKRALLDQSLISGVGNIYADEALWRAKLHYERPTTGLPRARSAELLGHVRDVMNAALAVGGTSFDSLYVNVNGESGYFDRSLDAYGREGEPCRRCGTLMRRRPWMNRSSYFCPRCQRPPRIVRTPLPGKL is encoded by the coding sequence GTGCCCGAGCTGCCCGAGGTCGAGGTCGTGCGTCGCGGACTGCAGCGCTGGGTCAGCGGACGGACGATCGCCGAGGTGCAGGTCCTGCACCCGCGCGCGGTGCGCCGCCATCTCGCCGGCGCCGGGGACTTCGCGGCCAGGCTCAAGGGGCACAGCGTCGGGATAGCGCGCAGGCGGGGGAAGTATCTGTGGCTGCCGCTGGCGGACACCGACAGTTCCGTCCTCGGACACCTCGGCATGAGCGGACAGCTCCTGGTGCAGCCGGAGGACGCCGCCGACGAGAAGCATCTGCGGATCCGGATCCGCTTCGACGACTCCCTGGGCACCGAGCTCCGGTTCGTCGACCAGCGCACCTTCGGCGGGCTCTCGCTCCACGACAACACCCCGGACGGGCTGCCCGACGTCATCGCGCACATCGCCCGCGATCCGCTGGACCCGGCCTTCGACGACGGTGGCTTCCACACCGCGCTACGGCTGCGGCGTACCACCGTGAAAAGAGCACTGCTGGACCAGTCGCTGATCAGCGGGGTCGGCAACATCTACGCCGACGAGGCCCTGTGGCGGGCGAAGCTCCACTACGAGCGCCCCACGACCGGCCTGCCCCGTGCCCGCTCGGCCGAGCTGCTGGGTCATGTGCGGGACGTGATGAACGCGGCCCTGGCCGTCGGAGGCACCAGCTTCGACAGCCTGTATGTGAACGTGAACGGCGAATCGGGCTATTTCGACCGCTCGTTGGACGCCTACGGCCGCGAGGGCGAGCCCTGCCGGCGCTGCGGCACGCTGATGCGGCGACGTCCCTGGATGAACCGTTCCAGCTACTTCTGCCCGCGCTGCCAGCGCCCGCCGCGCATCGTGCGCACGCCGCTGCCCGGGAAGCTCTAG
- a CDS encoding CAP domain-containing protein, which yields MGRHRRSAKRAGRPVRTGLLGVSAAVAVGAVIVASGLLPGDDTSVVGGESSPAKQVRSEGSARLQTQGDASAEPTPEASAPSAPSAPTAPATTPPRPKAPAKSPAQKPVKPVKPVKPAEPTKPAKPTAKPSTKAPAPKPAKPAPEKSEKEKKESAPTRTESRSPDRAPDRAPDRQKPVSSSSEAAAEAEVLNLVNEERSKVGCSPVRTDAPLAKLSGTFSKDMANRGFFGHTDPEGDSPWDRAAQAGVNNLGAENIARGQADASAVMNSWMNSEGHRANILNCDYKTLGVGVHMADGGPWWTQDFGF from the coding sequence ATGGGACGTCATCGACGCTCCGCCAAACGTGCGGGCAGGCCCGTACGCACTGGGCTGCTCGGCGTCTCCGCTGCCGTGGCGGTGGGCGCCGTGATCGTTGCGTCCGGCCTGCTGCCGGGTGACGACACCTCCGTCGTGGGCGGCGAGAGCTCGCCCGCCAAGCAGGTGCGCAGCGAGGGATCCGCCCGGCTCCAGACCCAGGGCGACGCGAGCGCCGAGCCGACGCCCGAGGCATCCGCGCCGTCCGCGCCGTCTGCACCGACCGCGCCCGCCACGACGCCCCCGCGTCCGAAGGCACCGGCGAAAAGCCCTGCTCAGAAGCCCGTGAAGCCCGTGAAGCCCGTGAAGCCCGCGGAGCCCACCAAGCCCGCGAAGCCGACGGCCAAGCCGTCGACGAAGGCTCCGGCCCCGAAGCCGGCGAAGCCCGCTCCCGAGAAGAGCGAGAAGGAGAAGAAGGAGAGCGCCCCGACCCGTACGGAGTCACGCTCCCCCGACCGCGCTCCCGATCGCGCTCCCGACCGGCAGAAGCCCGTCTCGTCCTCCTCCGAGGCAGCGGCCGAGGCCGAGGTGCTCAACCTGGTGAACGAGGAGCGGTCCAAGGTGGGCTGCAGCCCGGTCCGGACCGACGCCCCGCTCGCCAAGCTCTCCGGCACCTTCAGCAAGGACATGGCCAACCGCGGCTTCTTCGGCCACACCGACCCCGAGGGCGACTCCCCCTGGGACCGCGCCGCGCAGGCCGGCGTGAACAACCTCGGTGCCGAGAACATCGCCCGCGGCCAGGCCGACGCCTCCGCGGTCATGAATTCGTGGATGAACAGCGAAGGCCACCGGGCAAACATTCTCAACTGCGATTACAAGACGCTCGGCGTCGGTGTCCACATGGCCGACGGCGGCCCGTGGTGGACGCAGGACTTCGGCTTCTAG